The sequence TTTATCATCTGAGTGTCAAACTGCAGCCCAGCTCTAAAAGAAGTGAATTCTTCCTCCTAGGTACATAGCTATTGTCCATCCCACCTCAGAGAAGCGGACCATCCAGTggaccatcatcatcaacattCTCGTGTGGCTGGGCAGCTTCCTCCTCACTGTACCTGTCATGATGTACGCCAAGGTGGTGCGCAGGCAGCATTTGGAAATCTGCATGATGTACCTGGACGGGCCTGAGGACATGTACTGGTACACTCTCTACCAGTCTATCCTGGGCTTCATCATCcccctcatcatcatcagcaccTTCTACTCACTCACGCTTTACCGCGTCTTCAGCTCCATCCGTCGGGTCAAGCGTAAGCAGTCTGTGTGGGCCAAGAGGGCCACTAAGATGGTCCTAATGGTGATCGCCCTGTTCCTGATCTGCTGGTCGCCCTACCACGTCATTCAGGTGATCAACCTGAGCAACAACACCCCGACTATTGCCTTTGTGTACGCCTACAACATCAGTATCTGCCTCAGCTACTCTCACAGCTGCATCAACCCGCTCATGTTGCTCATCTTTGCACAGAATTACCGCGAGCGTCT comes from Thunnus maccoyii chromosome 8, fThuMac1.1, whole genome shotgun sequence and encodes:
- the LOC121902345 gene encoding melanin-concentrating hormone receptor 2; this translates as MNETGVFCKNNQTGNLTNSSCQYGTPSPFSHIDITTFMHIFPSIYGILCSVGVIANGLVIYAVVACKKKMVSDIYVLNLAIADMLFLLVMPFNIHQLVRDRQWVFGNFMCKAVVVVDVSNQFTTVGIVTVLCIDRYIAIVHPTSEKRTIQWTIIINILVWLGSFLLTVPVMMYAKVVRRQHLEICMMYLDGPEDMYWYTLYQSILGFIIPLIIISTFYSLTLYRVFSSIRRVKRKQSVWAKRATKMVLMVIALFLICWSPYHVIQVINLSNNTPTIAFVYAYNISICLSYSHSCINPLMLLIFAQNYRERLCRRNILHSSQHSSKITVVKTDGSSMTNDPNYRCTVI